The following DNA comes from Halorhabdus tiamatea SARL4B.
GACGTCCAGGACGTCGGCCGCGAGTCGCTTCTGTGCGCTCAAGTCAGTCATCGTTCACCTCGACTTCGACGTAGGTGGGGTTGAGGACGCGAACCCCCTCGCTCTCGGCTCGTTCCTCGATACGCTCGCGTTTGCGCGCACCGACTTTCGAGGCGATCCGTACCGCCTGGGAGTCGCCGTCCACGCCCTCGAGATCGTCGACGTTGTGGACGCGAACTTCCTCGAAGCCAGATGGATGCAGGCCCCGAATCGCTTTCGGGGTCCGGAATCCGGCCTCGACGGTGTCGCCTTTGCCCTTGACGCCGCGGCGCTGCTTCGAGAGGCCGCCGCGCGGGCGTCGCCAGGACGTCTTCACGCGCTTTTTCTTGTGGTGGTCCTGCCGGTTGAACTGGGGTTTGCCCTCGCGTCGGCGCTGGACGAGCAGGCGTGCCGCCTCGTCGCTCAGTTCGGGCGTCTTTGCGGCGTGACCGCGCGCCTGCAGTTCGGTTTCGGCCGCTTCTTCCTCGGCCGCTTCACCGGCTTCCTCGACCTCGGCCGTCTCGGCTTCCGAGACGTCGAGTTCGCCGACGTCCGCCTGAATCCGAGCGGCCAGCGCGTTGCCGATGCCCTCGACCTCGGTCAGGTCGGACTGCTCGGCGCGAGCGACGTCCTCGACCGTCTCGAAGCCGGCATCGCGGAGGTTCTCGGCCGTCCCCTTGCCGACGCCGCTGATGTCCGTGAGGTCGTCGTAGGACGAGGCGTCGTCTGCGTCTGCCTCGTCCTCGTCAGCATCCGCGTCGTCAGCCGACGACTCGCTCTCTTCGATGTCGGCGTCCCCGGTCTCCTCGACCTCGACGCCGCCGACGTCGGCCTTGATGCGAGCGGCCAGCGCGTTGCCGATGCCCGCCACGTCGGTGAGGGCGTCCTCGTCGGCTTCACGCAGGTCCTCGATCGTCTCGAAGCCACTCTCTCGCAGGGCTCCGGCCGTCTCCTCGCCGATTCCGCTGACTTCTGTCAGTTCCGTCGGTTCCTCGTCGGCCATCAGGCCTCACCTCGGTTCGGCTTTTCCGTGATGTAGACGCCGTCCTGGAAGACCCGGACGTCCTTGCCCGGGACACGGGTGAGTTGCTCGATGTCGGCCGCCGTCTGGCCGACGTCCTCGATACTTGGCCCGCGCAGCGTGATGAGTTCCTCGTCGATCTCGACCTCGGTGTCCCCGTGGACCGGGGTCGTCCGCGGCGCTCGCTCGCCGAGGAAGTTCTCGATGACGATCTCGCTATCCTCGGCGCGCACCTGCATGGGGAAGTGAGAGTAGAAGACTTCCATCTCGTACTCCCAGCCCTCGGTGACGCCGTGGAACATGTTCTGCACGTGGCTCTCGAAGGTCCCGATCGTCGACATCGTCTTCGCATCGTCCTCCGCGGACTCGATGACGACGGCGTCGTCGGTCACCTCGACGGTGATGTCCGGATACCACAACCGGCGCGTGACGCTGCCTTCGGGCCCTTCGACGGTGAGCTCGAGATGGTCCATCTCGGCGCTCGCGTCTTCCGGTAGCTGTAGTTCTGTTCGTGGCATTGTCAGTAGACGTACGCGATCACCTGGCCACCGACGCCCGCCTCGCGGGCCTCGTAGTGGCTCATGATGCCGTGGCTGGTCGTGACGACGAGCGTCCCGTAGTCACGGGCGGGGAGGAATCGCTTCTCCCACTGCTCGAACTCGTCGGCCCCGACTGAATACCGGGGCTTGACCGAGCCACATTCGTTGATCGCACCGCTCAATTCGACCTCGAACCGACCGGCTTTGCCGTCCTCGACGCGCTCGAAGCCGTCGATGTAGCCGCGATCGTACAGCACTTCGAGGACGCTGCCGATCTCGTTCGAGGCGGGCTCGACTGTGTGTGTCAGCTGACCGACGCTCTC
Coding sequences within:
- a CDS encoding 50S ribosomal protein L6; the protein is MPRTELQLPEDASAEMDHLELTVEGPEGSVTRRLWYPDITVEVTDDAVVIESAEDDAKTMSTIGTFESHVQNMFHGVTEGWEYEMEVFYSHFPMQVRAEDSEIVIENFLGERAPRTTPVHGDTEVEIDEELITLRGPSIEDVGQTAADIEQLTRVPGKDVRVFQDGVYITEKPNRGEA
- a CDS encoding 50S ribosomal protein L32e, producing the protein MADEEPTELTEVSGIGEETAGALRESGFETIEDLREADEDALTDVAGIGNALAARIKADVGGVEVEETGDADIEESESSADDADADEDEADADDASSYDDLTDISGVGKGTAENLRDAGFETVEDVARAEQSDLTEVEGIGNALAARIQADVGELDVSEAETAEVEEAGEAAEEEAAETELQARGHAAKTPELSDEAARLLVQRRREGKPQFNRQDHHKKKRVKTSWRRPRGGLSKQRRGVKGKGDTVEAGFRTPKAIRGLHPSGFEEVRVHNVDDLEGVDGDSQAVRIASKVGARKRERIEERAESEGVRVLNPTYVEVEVNDD
- a CDS encoding 30S ribosomal protein S8 yields the protein MTGNDPLSAALSGLDNAESVGQLTHTVEPASNEIGSVLEVLYDRGYIDGFERVEDGKAGRFEVELSGAINECGSVKPRYSVGADEFEQWEKRFLPARDYGTLVVTTSHGIMSHYEAREAGVGGQVIAYVY